The Tripterygium wilfordii isolate XIE 37 chromosome 5, ASM1340144v1, whole genome shotgun sequence DNA segment atatgtataatatatgtTACTCTTCTCCTTCTACAAACCAAACGTACGTCATTTAAAGATGAAATTTGGAGATGAATCCCACTAATTACGCACTAAAAAACTCTAGAATAGCCACTTTAACCGCAGACAGGTCAAGTAAGTAAAGAAAAACgctatgattttgtttttaaagtcAAACCGTGGATCATGTTTTTTGGTTACatggaattttcttttcaagatcCCCAAAAAAAAGCTGACACGTTTACAAAAGACAAAGTGTAGTTAGTTTGGTGAAATTTTGACCAAGAAGGGAAAATATTGTCAATTTTAAAAGGAATACTAAGGCTTCCTTTCTTAGTCCGTGAATATGTATGTACGGAACAACCAGTTGcctatattttctttctttcataacAATAATCTAAATTttctgacttttttttttttgttgaaatgaGTGTCCTAGCATATATAGTGCAGTCTTGTGTGTTATAAGTTATCAACCTCTTGGGTAATAGTTAGTGGTAAATGTTTGAGGTGAAATCGTTTGAATTTATGATGTCCTAAATTAGATTTTCACGAGACGAAATATTTTTGTGACCATAAATAGTTGGGTTTTGATTCAATTTATCATTGTTATCATGtagaaaacttatctatgcaaagaccagaaaatttaaatttatatcCATATCAAATGTGCAAAAAGCAAAGTTGGGGAGGGTCTGACTTTAGAAGTGGCGCGTGCGGCTAGTATTTAGTATCATTGGGCATCAAGTGAAGTGTATGAGTGTACTGACAATTTGGCAAGCAAAGCATGCATGCATGAATGAGCTCTATTCATTTTTCCCACACTAGGGGTGAAGCGTGCAACTTTTCTCTTGCTTCCACGGATCGTGGGTCGAAGTAGTTCCATCACCCCAAAACCTCATTGTATCGTTCCCATCCTAAAGTGGAACGTGGATGGCTCTTCTCTTGGTAAGCCCGACTCCAAAAAGCAATCACCTGGATGGGAAACTCTTATTCTCGGCCATGGACTTTGGAACAAGTGTGTTTTATGAATTGAATATCAAGAGAGGCTGGAGAATAGTGTGGCAGATGAGCATGCAAAAACAACCTAGCCACTACCACTAATACTGATTTGATTGACTTATGTGTTGAGTTGGTTGCAAGTTAATTAAGTCATATCTCCTCGATAATAGAGAGAAGTCATGGACTCTCTCTATTATATCAACTTCAAGTTATCCCTTTGGAAATGGCCATCGACCCTAGTCAAGCTCACAATTATATCTTATCTTGACATAAACACAGAGACTTGAGTCTGATTTGAAACAAGGGACTAATTAATTCATTCCATCATAATataaaaagaatgaaaacaatGCCATTTTGCCTCATTAATTAACTAAACCATCAAAAGAATAAACTAAACTTATATGTCAAGCTCACGGAGTAATCGCCGCAATTCActccaaataataaaaattgatttGCATGAATCTTGAGGCTAGGATTAATTTAATAAAGGCAATTCAGGACCCCCTCAGCCCACAAGATTAGGGAACATAAAATCTTCATCATAATGGGAAAGCAAGTCTTCGACTCACTCttattgaatcatatatattatcGTAATCAATCAAGTTTTCGAATTATGCATGTGAAGACGCTTTGATGATCAACAATGATCAAAGATCACGGACTACTGCCCCACCCCATCATTCTCAGTTCTTTTATTCGACTCCGTGACTCGGGGGAAATGTCATGTCCACCACTCATATATAAAAGCCTTTCAAAGATAGACCACCACCTTTGTTTACTTTTGCTTTGGGTGAAAAATGAAAACCAGTAATTATTACACTTCGAATTTCTATGGAATATATTTTACTTCCAAAATATTAGTAATTATTATCCCTCATCCCCTATCTTGGAtagtggtttataagaaaattcCAAACATCTCTCATACAACATTGCATTTTCTGGATCTAAATACTATTGATGGTGGCTTGAGAGAACAAATTCGTGCTGATCCAATGTATTCACAGTGAACTTTGTAAACCCAAAGTGGAAAATATTGGGTTGTAAGAGGGATTCTAATATTCAAACAAGGCCTTTTTTTGAGTCTAAGTATCATAGGTGGCggctcaaaagaacaaaatcgtACGGGCTCGATGTATTTACAATGAACCTGTAAactcaaaacaaacaatattgttgatgtgattgcTGCGATTCCTGATAAAGTTTATGGCATATAAGTTACAATCTTTCAACAATTTCTCAAAGACATAACAAATCCCCACAATTATTTAAACATTCATGTTTATAGGCATGAGTTACGTATATTAACAGTTCACGTGCCCATTCTTGTCTCTCTAAACAAGAGGCATTGCACAAGCAGGCACACAATTAACCCCAATTGAAAACTTGCTTGGGTTGGGTCTGGCACGGCCCattctgaaatatatatatatagagtttgGACTTGAGAGGTGGTTGGAGGCTCGTTTGGGGTATGGGCCTCGTGGAAATAATGGGAAGTTGAAGGGCTCTTATTGTTCAGACAGGCTGAGATGGATTGGGCCATGGAAAATATCCAAGCCCATCAATCAAGGCCCAAAATGTAAAATACATAGACATATCTAAGATATGCAAGAGGAGGTAGGATTGCTTTTGTATTTGTAAAAGATTGGTTCAAGAAGAAATGGAGATCACGTGCATCAATGTGTTGCCGGATAATAACAAGCAATGATGGTTAACCAATCGGACAAGATATTCTTTTAGAAATTTTGATCATTAAACATAATGATTCATCTTCAATATTATATATCGAATCGTAATTAACGACTTATATTCCTTCTGTTAAAAGTTATAATACTATAACTTTTAAAATGTAATATAACATTAACAAGTGTTTTAGGGCCACTCATTAGTCATTAGATTAAgccaagtcatgtttcaaaATTATGTAGTTAGGCATTTGCTAAAGAGtgccataattttattttattttgataagtaTACAATTTTGTTGTTTAACATGTGTTTTCAATGTTCTTATTAActaaaaccaaaaataaattttcatagTATTCGACATATGGAATGATTAAGAATTATTCTTCCATAAGATCACTtatcaactaaaaaaaaatctctctcatTCATTGGATATGGAGGCTATAGTTCTTTTAACTTAAATTTCCTCCGAAATAATATTAAATCAGATTGAAAATatgtttagattttttttaaaaaaatatataaatataaaccaATTTATATGTTTTTTCACCCCTAGCCATATATTGCTTTTCAAATGTGGGCCCCATCGTCAGTCTCTCCACGTGTTCTCCATTTATTGATCGGTGGATTCAGTTCCAAATTGGGGATGTGCGTCTCGTTACTCCACCGcttttcattaattaaaaaattctaTTTCAAACATTCTAACCCGGAAACCAGTCAAACTAATATCCGACCCGGTCAAGTATGTTCCGCATTGAAATCAGGAACTCCATCCGGTAATGTCTATCAACGTGGGAGCTCCTCATTGGATACCGCTCTGGAATCCAATGACGCTTTTAGTGTATAAATCCAACTGACAGTTTTCCCTTCACCTTTGCTCCATCACCCCGTCTCCACCAAATGGCGCGAAAATCCTCGTTTTTCACCGGAACATTACCGGCATTTCgcgtcttttcttttctgttgctCCTCTTCTCCCGCCCAATCATCGGGGGTCACGACTATCGGGACGCACTCAGCAAGAGCATTCTCTTCTTTGAAGGCCAGCGCTCCGGCAGGCTCCCTCCAGATCAACGCCTCAAATGGCGCAGTGACTCGGCATTGCACGACGGAGCATCCGCCGGAGTAAGACTCGCCGAACTTTACTCTTCACGATTCCACACACTCATTATACGATAGTGATGAGTAATTAATTAACTTCGGGTATAAATTTCCGCTAACGGTGCCTTTTTAAACATTTTGTAACAGGTGGATCTAACCGGAGGATACTACGACGCCGGAGATAACATTAAGTTCGGCTTTCCGATGGCCTTTACGACAACATTGCTCTCGTGGAGCATAATAGATTTCGGCAAGAACATGGGGCCGGAGCTGAGGAACGCCTTGAAGGCAGTCAAGTGGGGGACAGACTATCTGTTAAAGGCAACGGCGGTGCCTGGCGTCGTCTACGTTCAGGTAGGTGATCCTTACTCTGACCATAACTGCTGGGAGAGGCCAGAGGATATGGATACGCTGCGTACGGCGTATAAGATCGACAGGTCCCACCCGGGATCCGACGTGGCAGGTGAAACAGCCGCTGCACTGGCCGCTGCCTCGATCGTGTTCAGATCACGTGACCCTTCGTACTCGAGACTGCTGCTAAATCGAGCCGTTAAGGTACGTCGCCTTCACCGCAAGTCATTTTCACGAAATTTTCACCAATGTTATCGTGACGTCGCGAGAAGTTAAAACTGATTTGTTGCAGGTATTTGAGTTTGCTAACACGTACCGGGGTGCGTACAGCGGCAGCTTACACAGGGCAGTGTGCCCTTTTTACTGTGATGTGAACGGTTACCAGGTAACACATTAACTAAATGAGAATCTACACCGTTGATGAAAAgtcaaaaactgaaaattgtGATTGCAGGACGAGTTGCTTTGGGGAGCCGCGTGGCTGCACAAAGCGTCACGTAGGCGCGAATACAGAGAATTCATAGCGAAAAACGAGGTGATACTGAGAGCGGGAGATACTATCAATGAGTTCGGTTGGGATAACAAGCATGCTGGGATTAATATTCTCATTTCCAAGGTAAAATCCAAATAAATATCCctacttattattattaattattatgaatAATGAGCAACAATCATGTGCATATGGGCTTACATTAATTCACTGtgcgtactctttttttttttttaattttatttggcaAACTAGTCCGAACAATTGTCTTGTTCGctgttttaattaatttcattcTCCTTGTCTTGGGCTTTTGTTTGGTatattggggggggggggggggggggggactgtACCTATTTTTATTGAATGAATATTTCTATAAATAAGTAGGCAGATCACGTGGTGTGGAATGAGTAAGATGATGCAATTTTCTGGGGTATATATGGTGGGATCCAAATTGTGGGTCTATTTTTTGTTAACCGTAGGATTTTTTCATCAAATGGAATTTATTATAAGTTAGAAagtttttttgttatatataaaattataaacgTAAAATAATTGAAGGTGTAGGGGAGTTTTCATGATTGCACATGATTAGCGTAGAATTTTGCTTTCATGTGGGCACCCTCTGTATTTTCCTGACTATACAATTATGCGAAAAATTCTTTAAATAGTTAGATGTCTACCAAAATATGAAAAGTCAAAAAGGCCATGATGAGCCCGAATTTAGCTGGCCATGTGCAGGGTAGAATTGTCTTCACATTTTGACGTGGACTCGATTGTCTTGTCCTCTCAAAGGGCTATTACCTGCACTGCCAATAGCTATGAAAAGAGTCTGCGTTTTGGTGGGTCCCTAATAAGAAGAGAGGGTCTCTCTCACTGCTCCGTGCATGTGCTTAAAAGCCTGAAGCTACGGCCTATACCCATACCCTTTTTTTCTCTTACTTTTTCTTTGACAGTTCTGGTTTTTATTGGACTTATCAGATGTCACATGTGGCACATACCCAGAATTGTTATCTAATTATCTCTGTCTgcattgtgtgtgtatatatatatatatatatatatataatgtgaatTAATGTTCATTGAAACTTATACATCGGACAATTAATGACCAGTAGATTTAAAATATGTTATCTACACAGGAAGTGTTGATGGGAAAAGCTGAATATTTCGAGTCTTTTAAGCAAAATGCTGACTGGTTTATCTGTTCAATATTGCCTGGAATCCCTCATCCTCAAGTA contains these protein-coding regions:
- the LOC119998448 gene encoding endoglucanase 8, with the translated sequence MARKSSFFTGTLPAFRVFSFLLLLFSRPIIGGHDYRDALSKSILFFEGQRSGRLPPDQRLKWRSDSALHDGASAGVDLTGGYYDAGDNIKFGFPMAFTTTLLSWSIIDFGKNMGPELRNALKAVKWGTDYLLKATAVPGVVYVQVGDPYSDHNCWERPEDMDTLRTAYKIDRSHPGSDVAGETAAALAAASIVFRSRDPSYSRLLLNRAVKVFEFANTYRGAYSGSLHRAVCPFYCDVNGYQDELLWGAAWLHKASRRREYREFIAKNEVILRAGDTINEFGWDNKHAGINILISKEVLMGKAEYFESFKQNADWFICSILPGIPHPQVQYSPGGLIFKAGGSNMQHVTSLSFLLLSYSNYLSHANRVVPCGSRTATPALLRQLAQRQVDYILGDNPLRMSYMVGYGARYPRRIHHRGSSIPSVKAHPALIGCKAGSIYFSSPNPNPNVLIGAVVGGPNITDAFPDSRPFFQESEPTTYINAPLVGLLAYFSAHP